Within Micromonas commoda chromosome 9, complete sequence, the genomic segment GGCGCACAAACGACTTTGCCGACTCCACAACCTCGGGGGTTATGCCCATGATCAGCCAATGCACCTCTTCGGCCGTCTTACCGCGCGTAAActccgcagccttcttggcgcgttcctcggctAACCTttcgatcgccgcctccctctcctcggcggtcaactcctcctcgggctcgggctcgactggcgcgggtgccggTGCCGATTTCTTCTCCCCAGGGCCGTCCCGGCGGAACCTGttggcgacggagccgccggcggtgggcgccccGAACGCCGAGGTCGTGGGCACAGTGTCCCCCGCACCTCCCAACAAAGagaacgacgcgcccgcggcgtcagTCACCAGGTTGGCGAAGTTAAACCCCTTGTCCACATTCACGGTCTTTCCCTCCTCCTTGTACCGCTTGGCGAGCGCATCGGCGGTGAACGGGTTGTCGGCGCCCTTTGCCAGCTCCTTGATGTCCCCGCCGTGCACGAAGGCCTGCGTgacgtccaccgccttctccttcggTTTCACGGGCTCAGGTTCCGTCTTACCCcgcgccttcttcttcgggcGCTTGGGCGCATTgccctcatcgccgccgccgcgctttcCGCGCTTGGCCATCGTCACCGTCCGCGTCTCGCTGCCGGTGCCCGGGCGCTGGAATCACGACGCGATCCGCCTCCGTGTGTCGGATGAGGCGAAGGGCGGACGCGCGATGCGAAACCCGTCGGAtggggcgggcgcgaagtGGCGGGGCTCGGCTTCACGTTTATTTCTTGGAGGAAGTCTCGGCTACGTATCGGCGCGCGGTGTTTTTCTCACGTCTGGTTCTCAAACGTCGTGGGGTGGTCATTCCAATGCAGGTTTTGCTCGTAATCACCGCGTCTCTCACGCGGCGGCtccacctccctcgccgccattaccgccgccgccgccgcgacgacgcctgGCGCGAGGCGGCCTCTGCTCGAGAGCACCCGCGggagcctcggcgacgggcttgGGGACGGGCtttggcgccggcggcttgGAGTCCTTACTCTCcggcttgggcttgggcgcctgcttgggcttgggcgcctgcttcgcctccgccgcgggcttgggcgcggacgccggcttggcgtcctcgacctTCTTCTTACCCTTAGccttgggcggcgcgggtgcgggcgcgggtatcggcgcgggcgcggag encodes:
- a CDS encoding predicted protein, with product MAKRGKRGGGDEGNAPKRPKKKARGKTEPEPVKPKEKAVDVTQAFVHGGDIKELAKGADNPFTADALAKRYKEEGKTVNVDKGFNFANLVTDAAGASFSLLGGAGDTVPTTSAFGAPTAGGSVANRFRRDGPGEKKSAPAPAPVEPEPEEELTAEEREAAIERLAEERAKKAAEFTRGKTAEEVHWLIMGITPEVVESAKSFVRPFDTEEEMIQDWMSKRDGWREDFKRKHKDALRRQKRNRQGGDKFYE